Proteins encoded by one window of Streptacidiphilus sp. PB12-B1b:
- a CDS encoding glycosyltransferase — MSDTPGTVAVVIPARNEAARIALTVLAALRLPRVGPVVVVDDASTDSTARVAEESGARVVRLPTALGRAAAQRRGVAAVRETAGTGRCCLLFLDADLGASADQAAALVEPVLAGTADLALAVRPGAPERAGAATRRARAGIQRATGVLVTAPLTGELCLSAAAFAAASAGAAPVASGPGLIIDLLRQGYRVVEVPLELTHRPARRGVGAALRELRRYREVGREVAARGNSR, encoded by the coding sequence ATGTCGGACACTCCGGGAACGGTCGCGGTAGTGATTCCGGCGCGGAATGAGGCCGCCCGCATCGCCCTGACGGTGCTGGCCGCCCTGCGGCTTCCGCGCGTGGGCCCGGTGGTCGTGGTGGACGACGCCTCGACCGACTCGACGGCCCGGGTGGCCGAGGAGTCGGGGGCCCGGGTGGTGCGCCTGCCGACCGCCCTGGGCCGGGCGGCGGCGCAGCGGCGCGGGGTGGCGGCGGTGCGGGAGACGGCCGGAACCGGACGGTGCTGCCTGCTCTTCCTGGACGCCGACTTGGGCGCCAGCGCGGATCAGGCGGCCGCGCTGGTGGAGCCGGTGCTGGCCGGTACGGCCGATCTGGCGCTGGCGGTCCGCCCGGGCGCGCCGGAGCGGGCGGGGGCGGCCACCCGGCGGGCCCGGGCGGGCATCCAGCGGGCCACCGGTGTGCTGGTGACCGCGCCGCTCACCGGTGAACTGTGCCTGAGCGCCGCCGCGTTCGCGGCCGCGTCGGCCGGGGCGGCGCCGGTGGCGTCCGGGCCCGGTCTGATCATCGACCTGTTGCGACAGGGGTACCGGGTGGTGGAGGTGCCGCTGGAACTGACCCACCGTCCGGCCCGCCGGGGCGTGGGAGCGGCCCTGCGGGAACTGCGGCGCTACCGCGAGGTCGGACGCGAGGTGGCGGCGCGGGGGAACTCCCGCTGA
- a CDS encoding DUF5926 family protein, with product MAKKAAKKAPARAQNTVAASGEIPVVGAREDCPCGSGRRYKACHGRQAAHAVQELVQRPFEGLTGEGDWVALRELVPAATVPLTLGKDVLAGANGEVPSVTLATVLPMAWPAMRRQDGSILLGLQTQTASGDASRDLGDALLQALSVEPGTPVPPRRPATDAPRLQDLLDLSAPFEPTVHTGFDYWLEDAESATGEVAASLEQANAEVIPTVKLASVDSAYWCSVPDRNHLRWVMPYTEDALLDALARLVAAGESGLGEGTRLVGSFRAHGLTVPVWDLPSAMTAADCEQPAAAFRERLTGALAQSAPLTVQERKSRADLVNRQVTIG from the coding sequence ATGGCTAAGAAGGCCGCGAAGAAGGCGCCCGCGCGCGCTCAGAACACCGTCGCAGCGAGCGGGGAGATCCCGGTCGTCGGCGCACGCGAGGACTGCCCGTGCGGTTCGGGTCGCCGCTACAAGGCGTGTCACGGCCGCCAAGCCGCGCACGCGGTACAGGAGTTGGTGCAGCGTCCGTTCGAGGGGCTGACCGGTGAGGGCGACTGGGTGGCGCTGCGCGAGCTGGTCCCGGCCGCGACCGTGCCGCTCACCCTGGGCAAGGACGTGCTGGCGGGCGCCAACGGCGAGGTGCCGTCGGTGACGCTGGCGACGGTGCTGCCGATGGCCTGGCCGGCGATGCGCCGCCAGGACGGCAGCATCCTGCTGGGGCTGCAGACGCAGACCGCCTCCGGCGACGCCAGCCGCGACCTGGGCGACGCGCTGCTGCAGGCGCTGTCGGTGGAGCCCGGTACGCCGGTGCCGCCGCGCCGCCCGGCCACCGACGCCCCCCGGCTGCAGGATCTGCTGGACCTCTCGGCACCGTTCGAGCCGACCGTGCACACCGGCTTCGACTACTGGCTGGAGGACGCGGAATCGGCCACCGGCGAGGTCGCCGCCTCGCTGGAGCAGGCGAACGCCGAGGTGATCCCCACGGTCAAGCTGGCCTCGGTGGACAGCGCCTACTGGTGCTCCGTGCCGGACCGCAACCACCTGCGCTGGGTGATGCCGTACACGGAGGACGCGCTTCTGGACGCGCTGGCGCGGCTGGTCGCGGCGGGCGAGTCGGGTCTGGGCGAGGGCACCCGGCTGGTCGGCTCGTTCCGGGCGCACGGCCTGACCGTCCCGGTGTGGGACCTGCCGTCGGCGATGACGGCCGCCGACTGCGAGCAGCCCGCCGCGGCCTTCCGGGAGCGGCTGACCGGGGCGCTGGCGCAGTCGGCCCCGCTGACCGTCCAGGAGCGGAAGAGCCGGGCCGACCTGGTGAACCGTCAGGTCACCATCGGCTAG
- a CDS encoding bifunctional DNA primase/polymerase, whose protein sequence is MREVRNSEVRNGTALRTAVGGIVGGVVNRVVSRSLRRRDRSQLLSAVTACVQEWQWPVVPGATAQGAAGHGVPALCDCPRPDCPTPGAHPYDPPLLAATTDVRMVRWWWQRRPDAPVVVATGGAVSAVSLPLAAGERALGYFDTLRVPVGPVIATPSRCVLLVAPYGMQELAELLIAQEWVPTSLRFHGSGGYVLLPPSRTGAGAVRWLRAPGPAPAVAPGTEASGALSGSAGEGGGPWLPTVAALLEALVAASAATPDGARLAY, encoded by the coding sequence ATGCGCGAGGTCCGAAACAGCGAGGTCCGAAACGGCACGGCATTGCGAACCGCGGTCGGCGGGATCGTCGGCGGCGTCGTCAACCGCGTGGTCTCCCGGAGCCTGCGCCGCCGGGACAGGTCGCAGCTGCTCTCGGCGGTGACCGCCTGCGTGCAGGAGTGGCAGTGGCCGGTGGTCCCCGGCGCGACCGCCCAGGGCGCGGCCGGGCACGGCGTCCCCGCGCTCTGCGACTGCCCGCGCCCCGACTGTCCGACGCCCGGGGCGCACCCCTACGATCCACCGCTGCTCGCGGCCACCACCGATGTGCGGATGGTGCGCTGGTGGTGGCAGCGGCGTCCGGACGCCCCGGTGGTGGTCGCCACCGGGGGCGCGGTGTCTGCGGTGAGCCTGCCGCTCGCCGCGGGCGAGCGGGCGCTGGGCTACTTCGACACGCTGCGGGTGCCGGTGGGACCGGTGATCGCCACCCCCAGCCGCTGCGTGCTGCTGGTCGCCCCGTACGGCATGCAGGAGTTGGCCGAGCTGCTGATCGCCCAGGAGTGGGTGCCGACCAGCCTGCGCTTCCACGGCAGCGGCGGCTACGTGCTGCTGCCGCCGTCGCGGACCGGTGCCGGGGCGGTGCGGTGGCTGCGCGCGCCGGGCCCGGCCCCGGCCGTCGCCCCGGGCACGGAGGCGTCCGGCGCGCTGTCCGGCTCGGCTGGCGAGGGCGGTGGGCCGTGGCTGCCGACGGTGGCCGCCCTGCTGGAGGCGCTGGTGGCGGCGAGCGCGGCCACGCCGGACGGTGCACGGCTGGCCTACTGA